AGATAATTTATAAATTAATTCTTGTAACATTATTATAAGTTAATACACATATAGTTAGTAGTAAATCAATTTTTACTATTTTTATATGCAACCAAAAAAATAATATTATGTCTGATGAAAAAAATTTAAGCGACGACCTAAACGACATGTTAGGCGATGCAAAAGAAGGAGCTAAAAAAGCATCTGATAAAGCTGGTAAATTTGCAGAAGAAGCAAAGGAAAAAGCTAAAGAGTTTGCCGGAGAAGCAAAAGAAACTGCATCAGAGTTTACTGATAGTGCTAAAGAAACATTTGATAATGTAACTGGTGAAAACAAAAAAGTATTGGCTGGAGTTTTGGGTATTCTTTTTGGTGGACTTGGAATTCATAAATTTGTTTTAGGTTATAATAAGGAAGGTATAATACTATTAATTGCAACGGTAGTAACATGTGGTATTGCTTCTATAATTGGTTTTATAGAAGGTATTATATACTTAACTAAGTCTGATGAAGAGTTTTATAACACATATCAAGTTGGAAAAAAACCTTGGTTTTAAAAAATATAAATGAATAAAAAAGTCAAAAAAAATCATTTTGACTTTTTTATTTAAATTTAACATCGTAATATT
The nucleotide sequence above comes from Flavobacteriaceae bacterium HL-DH10. Encoded proteins:
- a CDS encoding TM2 domain-containing protein; this translates as MSDEKNLSDDLNDMLGDAKEGAKKASDKAGKFAEEAKEKAKEFAGEAKETASEFTDSAKETFDNVTGENKKVLAGVLGILFGGLGIHKFVLGYNKEGIILLIATVVTCGIASIIGFIEGIIYLTKSDEEFYNTYQVGKKPWF